In Rhodanobacter humi, the genomic stretch CATGGCCGCGGCGATCAGGATGTAAAACACGCTGAAAATGACGAACATCAATCGAGCCCGTGGCGACTAGTGCGCCGCTGCGCAGATTCCAAGAAAGTCGGTAGCGGTCAGCGAGGCTCCACCGATCAGCCCGCCATCCACGTCCGACTGCGCGAACAATTCGGCGGCATTGGCCGCCTTGACGCTGCCGCCGTAAAGCAGCCGAGTCAGACGGGCAATCATAACATCTTCTTTCTGGAGTTGGCTACGGATGAACGCATGCACCTGCTGCGCCTGTTCGGGCGTGGCGGTGTGACCGGTGCCGATCGCCCACACCGGTTCGTAGGCGATCACCGCCGTGTCGAACGCCGCGATGCCGGCAGCAGCGAGCACCGCCTGCAGCTGGCGGGCGATCACCGCTTCGGTGTCACCTGCTTCACGCTGCGCCAAGGTCTCGCCCACGCAAAGGATGGGCGTGAGGCCGGCCGCGCGTGCTGCAACGAACTTGCTTGCCACCAGCGCGTCGCCTTCGCCGTGGTACTGGCGGCGCTCGGAATGGCCCACCAGCACCCACTGCGCGCCACAGTCGGCCAGCATCGCACCGGACACCTCGCCGGTGTACGCGCCTTGCCCCTCGTGCTCGCTGAGATCCTGCGCGCCCACGCCAAGGCCGGCATCGGCGCAGGTCGCGGCCACGGTATCCAGGTAGGGAAACGGCGGGCAGATCACCACGTCGATACCGCTCGGCGTGGCGGCGGCGATCTCGCCGCACAGGGCGGCAGCCATCGAGCGGCTGCCGTGCATCTTCCAGTTCGCGGCGACGAGCTTCTTGCGCATGTTCGACGTCATTCCGTGCGGACAAACGCGAGATATTACAGGATGATAGCGGGACTGGTATTGCTGCGGCGCAACGTCCACGATGCCATGACGCCCACCCAGGAGAAATGCATGCCGCCTGCCCGCCCGCTCAGCCTTGTCACCGGCGCTTCCGCCGGCATCGGTGCCGCGTTCGCCCGTGCCCTGGCGGCACGCGGCCATGACCTGGTGCTCACCGCGCGTCGCCGGGAACGGTTGGACGCACTGGCCGCGGAACTGCAGCAGCAATACGGCTGCACGGCAACCGTGCTGGCGGCCGACCTCGCCGATCCCGCTGCGCCATCCGCGTTGTGCGCGGAACTGGATCGCCGCGGGCTCGCGGTGGACTGGCTGATCAACAACGCCGGCTACGGCGTGCCCGGCAGTTTCACGGCGAACGACTGGCGCACGCACGCGGACTCCCTGCAGGTGCTGCTGACCGCGCCGGTCGAACTGGCCTGGCGCCTGCTGCCCGGCATGCGCGAGCGCGGCTACGGCCGCATCGTCAACGTGGCCTCGCTGGCCGGCCACGTGCCGGGCACCGCGGGACACACGCTGTACGCACCGGCCAAGGCGTTCCTGATCAAGTTCTCGCAGGGGCTCACACTGGAGAGCCGCGAGCATGGCGTGCACGTGTGCGCGCTGTGCCCGGGCTTCACGTACTCCGAATTCCACGACGTCACCGGCACCCGCGCGCTGATGAACAAGCTGCCAGGCTTCATGTGGCAGAGCGCCAACGCGGTGGTGAGCGAAGGGATTGCCGCGGTGGAGCGCGGCGCGGCGGTGCACGTCACCGGCCGAGTGAACCGCACGATCAAGCGCGTGTTCAAGCTGATGCCGGATCGGCTGGCGTTTCGGCTGTCGGCGCGGCAGGGGCGACGTTATCGGCAGGCTGACTGATGGAAGCCCCCTCATCCCAGCCCTCTCCCCCAAGCGTGCTTGGGAGAGAGGGAGAAAAGCAGCGCGCTGCTCCGAATCCCGAATGACACGCCGCTCCTGCGGCTTGCCCTACGGGCCATCGGCTTTGCCGATGTTCGCCACGGCATCCTGCCTACGCAGTCCGAATCCCCTCAGATCAACTTGATCTCGCGCAGCCGCTGCTGCAGGTATTCGTGCGAGGTGATGCTCGTGTCGTAGCGCTTCGGGTTGTCCGGCGTCACGCACTGCGGCAGCGGATCGAGCACCACGTCGGGGTTCGGATGCAGGAAGTACGGCACCGAGTAGCGCGGCTTGCGCGCGTTCGCGTTGTGCGGGTTCACCACGCGGTGGGTGGTGGACGGGTACACATGGTTGCTGAGGCGCTGCAGCATGTCGCCGATGTTCACCACGATGGCGTCGCCCTCGGTGGTGATCGGCAGCCATTCGCCCTCGCGGGTCAACACTTCCAGGCCTTCCGCGCTGGCGCCCACCAGCAAGGTGATGAAGTTGATGTCCTCATGCGCGCCGGCGCGCACGTTGGGGATGTTGTCGTCGGTGATCGGCGGGTAGTGGATCGGTCGAAGGATCGAATTGCCCTGGTCGGTCTTGTCCTCGAAGTAGTGCTCGGGCAGGTCGATGTGCAGGGCCAGCGCGCGCAACACGCGGGTGCCGAGCTGGTCCAGCGCCTCGAACAGCCCGTAGCCGTAGCGGTGGAACTCCGGCACTTCGGCGGGCCACAGGTTCGGCGCCATCACGTCGGCGAACTTCGAGTCGCGCGCGATCTCGCGTCCGACGTGCCAGAACTCCTTGAGGTCGGGATGCTTGCTGTCCTTGGCGGTCTCCACCTTGAACGGGGTGTAGCCGCGTGCGCCGCCGCTGCCCGGCACGTGGTACTTCATCTTGGTCTCGGCAGGCAGCGCGAAGAAGCGCTGGAAGGCGTCGTAGGCGCCGTCGATCAGCTCGCGCGCAATGCCGTGACCGCTGATGCAGCAGAAGCCGAATTCGCGGTAGGCCGCACCGAGCTCGGCGACGAAGGCGTCGCGGTCGCTGTCGTAGCGGCGGATGTCGAGGGTGGGAACGTTCTTCATGGTCGTGATCCTTCAGGCATGCGGTCGATTTGTGTACCGCCACCGCAGGGGCGATTCACGTCGGGCCATTCCTTGGCGACCGGTTCCTGGTTGACCTGAGGCCGGCGTTGCGCCGGCTGGTTCACGAGCGTTCTGCGGAGGATTTTACGACGTCGGCCAGGCTTTGCGCCAACTGCTGCACCTCGGCCGCATCGGCGCCCTCCACGGTGACCCGCACCAGCGGCTCGGTGCCGGAGGCGCGCAGCACCACGCGGCCGCGGCCGCGCAGGGTCTGTTCCGTGGCGGCCAGCGCCTGCCGCACGGCGTCGCCGGCCAGCGCTTCGCGGGCACCGTCGGCACGCACGTTGATCATCACCTGCGGCAGCTTGGCCAAGCCCTGCCGCGCCGTGGCGAAATCCTCGCCGGCCAGTGCCTCCAGCACGGCCAGCGCGGAGACGATGCCGTCGCCGGTGGTGGCGCGGTCCAGGCACAGGATGTGGCCCGAGGTCTCGCCGCCCAGCACGCCGCCGCGCTCCTTGAGCTGCTGCAGCACGTAGCGGTCGCCCACCTTGGCGCGCACCAGTTCGATGCCGAGCTTTTCCAGCGCCAGCTGCAGGCCGTAGTTGCTCATCAAGGTGCCGACCAGCGGCCCGTGCAGCAGGCCGCGCGCTTGCCAGGCGCGGGCGATCACGTAGAGCAGGTCGTCGCCATCGGCGAGCACGCCGCGGCGATCCACCAGCTGCACGCGGTCACCGTCGCCGTCGAACGCGATGCCGAGGTCCGCGCCCTGCTCCAGCACCGCTCTCTGCAACGCCTGCGGATGGGTGGAGCCCACCTCGCGGTTGATGTTGAAACCGTCGGGCGTGACGCCGATCGAGGTGACCTCGGCACCCAGCTCGGCGAACACCTTGGGCGCGACCTGGTAGGTGGCGCCGTTCGCGCAATCCAGCACAATCTTCAGGCCGTTGAGGTTGAAGTCCTCGGCCACCGTGCTCTTGCAGAACTCCGCATAGCGGGTCACCGCGTCGTCGATGCGCCGGGCCTTGCCCAACTGCTCGGAAGGCACCGTGACGAAGGGTGCGTCGATCTCCGCCTCGATGGCCTCTTCCATCGCGTCGCTGAGCTTCTCGCCCTGCGCGGAGAAGAACTTGATGCCGTTGTCGTGGTGCGGATTGTGCGAGGCGCTGATCACGATGCCGGCCTCGGCGCGCAACGAGCGCGTGAGCATCGCCACCGCCGGCGTGGGCATCGGCCCCAGCATGCGCACGTCCATGCCGGCGGAGACCAAGCCGGCCTCCAGCGCCGCCTCGAACATGTAGCCGGACACGCGGGTGTCCTTGCCGATCAGCACGCCGCGCCGCCCGGTGCTCTGCTGTCGGAGCACCGCGCCCAGCGCGCGGCCAAGGCGCAACATGAACTCGGCGTTGATCGGCCACGCGCCCACCGTGCCGCGGATGCCGTCCGTGCCGAAATACTTGCGCTGACTCATGGATGCCTTCCCGAAAAGTTTCCCTGTCCCGGCGGCGGCGTCTCGTGCGCCGTCGTCCTGTCGCTGCTCTTTCTCAATCGTCGTCGGGCCAGCGCGGTGCGGCCGGCCGCGTATCGCGGCGCGGCGCCTCGTCGCCCGCGTGCACGCCCTGCCATACCGCCAGCGCGTCCACCGTGGCGGCCACGTCGTGCACGCGCACCATGCGGGCACCGCGCTGAACCGCGATCAACGCGGCGGCGGCCGAGCCGGCCGCGCGCTCGGCCGGCAGCTTGCGACCGGTCAGCGCACCGATCATGCCCTTGCGCGACAGGCCCGCGTAGACACCGCTGCCCAGGTCCGCGAAGTGTTCCAGCGCACGCAGCAAGGCCAGATTGTGTTCGAGGTTCTTGCCGAAGCCGAAGCCGGGATCGACCAGCACCTTGCGCTTGTCGATGCCGGCCAGTTCGCAGGCGAACAGACGGTCGGCGAGGAAGCGGTGCACCTCGCCCACCACGTCGTCGTAATGAGGGTCGTCCTGCATGCTGCGCGGCTCGCCCTGCATGTGCATCAGGCATACCGGTACGCCGAGTGCCGCTGCCGCGTCCAGCGCGCCTTCGCGGCGCAGCGCATACACGTCGTTGATCATGCCGGCGCCCGCGGCCACCGCGGCGCGCATCACCTCCGGCTTGGAGGTGTCGACGGCGATCGGCAGCGCGGTGCGCGCGATCAGCTGTTCGATCACCGGGATCACCCGGCGCAACTCTTCTTCCAGCGGTACCTCGGCTGCGCCGGGGCGGGTGGATTCGCCGCCCACGTCGAGCATGTCGGCACCCTGTTCCGCCAGCGCCAGGCCGTGCGCCACGGCGGCTTCCGTGGT encodes the following:
- a CDS encoding isopenicillin N synthase family dioxygenase, with protein sequence MKNVPTLDIRRYDSDRDAFVAELGAAYREFGFCCISGHGIARELIDGAYDAFQRFFALPAETKMKYHVPGSGGARGYTPFKVETAKDSKHPDLKEFWHVGREIARDSKFADVMAPNLWPAEVPEFHRYGYGLFEALDQLGTRVLRALALHIDLPEHYFEDKTDQGNSILRPIHYPPITDDNIPNVRAGAHEDINFITLLVGASAEGLEVLTREGEWLPITTEGDAIVVNIGDMLQRLSNHVYPSTTHRVVNPHNANARKPRYSVPYFLHPNPDVVLDPLPQCVTPDNPKRYDTSITSHEYLQQRLREIKLI
- a CDS encoding SDR family NAD(P)-dependent oxidoreductase: MPPARPLSLVTGASAGIGAAFARALAARGHDLVLTARRRERLDALAAELQQQYGCTATVLAADLADPAAPSALCAELDRRGLAVDWLINNAGYGVPGSFTANDWRTHADSLQVLLTAPVELAWRLLPGMRERGYGRIVNVASLAGHVPGTAGHTLYAPAKAFLIKFSQGLTLESREHGVHVCALCPGFTYSEFHDVTGTRALMNKLPGFMWQSANAVVSEGIAAVERGAAVHVTGRVNRTIKRVFKLMPDRLAFRLSARQGRRYRQAD
- the folP gene encoding dihydropteroate synthase yields the protein MSALDAMFAIVLDCAGRRLVLDRPRVAGIINVTPDSFSDGGEHATTEAAVAHGLALAEQGADMLDVGGESTRPGAAEVPLEEELRRVIPVIEQLIARTALPIAVDTSKPEVMRAAVAAGAGMINDVYALRREGALDAAAALGVPVCLMHMQGEPRSMQDDPHYDDVVGEVHRFLADRLFACELAGIDKRKVLVDPGFGFGKNLEHNLALLRALEHFADLGSGVYAGLSRKGMIGALTGRKLPAERAAGSAAAALIAVQRGARMVRVHDVAATVDALAVWQGVHAGDEAPRRDTRPAAPRWPDDD
- the tpiA gene encoding triose-phosphate isomerase; the encoded protein is MRKKLVAANWKMHGSRSMAAALCGEIAAATPSGIDVVICPPFPYLDTVAATCADAGLGVGAQDLSEHEGQGAYTGEVSGAMLADCGAQWVLVGHSERRQYHGEGDALVASKFVAARAAGLTPILCVGETLAQREAGDTEAVIARQLQAVLAAAGIAAFDTAVIAYEPVWAIGTGHTATPEQAQQVHAFIRSQLQKEDVMIARLTRLLYGGSVKAANAAELFAQSDVDGGLIGGASLTATDFLGICAAAH
- the glmM gene encoding phosphoglucosamine mutase, with the translated sequence MSQRKYFGTDGIRGTVGAWPINAEFMLRLGRALGAVLRQQSTGRRGVLIGKDTRVSGYMFEAALEAGLVSAGMDVRMLGPMPTPAVAMLTRSLRAEAGIVISASHNPHHDNGIKFFSAQGEKLSDAMEEAIEAEIDAPFVTVPSEQLGKARRIDDAVTRYAEFCKSTVAEDFNLNGLKIVLDCANGATYQVAPKVFAELGAEVTSIGVTPDGFNINREVGSTHPQALQRAVLEQGADLGIAFDGDGDRVQLVDRRGVLADGDDLLYVIARAWQARGLLHGPLVGTLMSNYGLQLALEKLGIELVRAKVGDRYVLQQLKERGGVLGGETSGHILCLDRATTGDGIVSALAVLEALAGEDFATARQGLAKLPQVMINVRADGAREALAGDAVRQALAATEQTLRGRGRVVLRASGTEPLVRVTVEGADAAEVQQLAQSLADVVKSSAERS